One window of Candidatus Methylocalor cossyra genomic DNA carries:
- a CDS encoding glycosyltransferase family 2 protein: MTTEESFRAARRAVDAGHWSELPKLYREAHDDAKNDPRIKDMLALALFNLGNYAELLQIPGIDRSAKLCVLADDLRQNELGRKHQLVDQGPPLGSAAYVAMIKDEDDVVWPNLLWHYSLGFRRFVLVDNGSTDATRALIGRFAAAFADTTVIVIDDPVVGYLQAEFTTAAFRVACSLWPEVRWVFPVDADEFLCAERPLEEILSGLPEETEGILLPKSQYLPIRDYYSTDPGAPFFHRIRHREPLSHKSFKVAVRSRVQYQIQQGNHGVTADGQEIRGYVGGLGLGLHYREFFLRSLDHTRKKVINGGRAIEAAEALGRKDIGGSHWKDWYGIYLREGEAGIRGIFESHFRDPSQLIFDPFPLDPVLGRWESLCP, translated from the coding sequence ATGACCACAGAAGAATCCTTTCGCGCCGCGCGCCGCGCCGTGGATGCCGGGCACTGGAGCGAACTCCCAAAGCTCTACCGGGAGGCCCACGACGATGCCAAGAACGACCCCAGGATCAAGGACATGTTGGCCCTGGCGCTGTTCAATCTCGGGAACTACGCGGAGCTTTTGCAAATCCCCGGCATCGACCGCAGCGCCAAGCTCTGCGTGCTTGCCGACGACTTGCGCCAGAACGAGCTTGGCCGCAAACACCAGCTGGTCGACCAGGGCCCGCCTCTCGGCAGCGCCGCCTACGTGGCGATGATCAAGGACGAGGACGACGTCGTCTGGCCGAATCTCCTGTGGCACTACAGCCTCGGCTTTCGCCGCTTCGTGCTGGTGGACAACGGCTCCACGGACGCCACCCGGGCGCTCATCGGTCGTTTCGCGGCAGCCTTCGCGGACACAACGGTCATTGTCATCGACGACCCGGTGGTGGGCTACCTCCAGGCCGAGTTCACCACCGCTGCCTTCCGGGTCGCCTGCAGCCTGTGGCCGGAGGTCCGGTGGGTATTTCCCGTCGACGCCGACGAATTTCTCTGCGCCGAACGGCCCCTGGAGGAGATACTTTCCGGGCTGCCCGAGGAAACCGAAGGAATCCTACTTCCTAAAAGCCAATACCTGCCCATCCGCGACTATTACTCCACTGATCCGGGGGCGCCCTTCTTCCACCGAATCCGCCACCGCGAGCCGTTATCGCACAAATCCTTCAAGGTCGCGGTACGCAGCCGGGTCCAGTATCAAATCCAGCAGGGCAACCACGGCGTCACCGCCGACGGGCAGGAAATCCGCGGCTATGTGGGTGGCTTGGGCTTGGGGCTGCACTACCGGGAGTTCTTCCTGCGCTCCCTCGACCACACCCGCAAGAAGGTGATCAACGGGGGCAGGGCCATCGAGGCCGCCGAGGCCCTGGGCAGAAAGGACATCGGCGGCAGCCACTGGAAGGACTGGTACGGCATCTATCTCAGGGAGGGCGAGGCCGGGATTCGCGGCATTTTCGAATCCCATTTCCGGGACCCGAGCCAACTCATCTTCGATCCCTTTCCCCTGGACCCGGTGTTGGGCCGTTGGGAAAGCCTTTGTCCCTAA